The proteins below are encoded in one region of Brassica napus cultivar Da-Ae chromosome A6, Da-Ae, whole genome shotgun sequence:
- the LOC106346834 gene encoding homeobox-leucine zipper protein HDG12, with translation MEFLGDSSETDKKKMKKRFHRHTPHQIHRLESSFNECQHPDEKQRLQLSKELGLSPRQIKFWFQNRRTQKKAQHERADNCALKEENDRIRCENIAIREAIKHAICLNCGDAPLHEDSYFDEQKLRIENAHLREELEKVSSIAAQFMGRPLSHLPPLLNPMHVSPLELFHSGPSLDFDLLPGSSSSSMAVPTLPSQPNLVLSDMDKSLMTNIAVTAMEELLRLTQTNEPLWIKTNGCRDVLNPQSYENMFPRSSGRGGKNFNLRKEATRSCGVVFTNAMTLVNMLMDSVKSSELFSSVVASSKTLAVVSSGVRGSHGDALHLMLEELQVLSPLVQTREFSVLRYCQQIENGTWAIVNISYELPQFISHPGSYKLPSGCLIQDLSNGYSKVTWVEHVEVEEEEPIHEMFKDNIREGIAFGAERWIATLQRMCERFKALLEPATSSRDLKGVIPTPEGKQSIMRLSQRMVSNFCLSVGTSNNTRTPVVSGLDAFGIRVTSYKSQHEPNGMVLCAATSFWLPVSPQNVFNFLKDERTRPQWDVLLNGSAVQEVAHIANGSHPGNCISVLRGFNASSSQNNMLILQESCVDSSGSLVVYTPLDLSALNMAMTGQDTSYIPILPSGFAVLPEGGRNNQTAEIKAEGGGSLITVGFQIMVSSLQSGKLNMESMETVNNLISTTVHQIKTTLNSPSTA, from the exons ATGGAGTTTCTTGGGGACAGCTCTGAAAcggacaagaagaagatgaagaaacgaTTCCACCGCCACACACCTCACCAGATCCATCGCCTTGAATC GAGTTTCAATGAGTGTCAACATCCAGATGAGAAACAGAGGTTGCAACTTAGCAAAGAACTTGGTTTATCTCCAAGACAGATCAAGTTTTGGTTTCAGAACCGAAGAACTCAAAAGAAG GCACAACACGAGAGAGCTGATAACTGTGCACTCAAGGAAGAAAACGACAGGATTCGTTGCGAAAACATTGCCATCAGAGAAGCTATCAAACACGCCATTTGTCTCAACTGTGGTGACGCTCCTCTTCATGAAGACTCTTACTTTGATGAACAGAAGCTTCGAATCGAAAATGCACACCTTAGAGAAGAG CTCGAAAAGGTTTCAAGCATTGCAGCTCAGTTCATGGGGAGACCACTCTCTCATCTCCCACCACTACTAAACCCGATGCACGTTTCGCCATTAGAGTTATTCCACAGCGGTCCTTCCCTTGATTTTGATCTTCTTCCAGGAAGCAGTAGCTCTTCAATGGCTGTTCCTACTTTACCATCTCAACCAAACTTGGTTTTATCAGACATGGATAAGTCTCTCATGACCAACATCGCTGTCACCGCTATGGAAGAGTTGCTTAGGCTTACACAAACAAATGAGCCTCTATGGATCAAAACCAATGGATGCAGAGACGTTCTCAATCCCCAAAGCTATGAGAATATGTTCCCAAGATCAAGTGGTCGTGGAGGAAAGAACTTCAACCTTCGAAAAGAAGCAACTAGATCTTGTGGCGTTGTTTTCACTAATGCTATGACACTTGTGAACATGCTCATGGACTCT GTCAAATCTTCAGAGCTTTTTTCTTCAGTGGTTGCGTCCTCTAAAACACTTGCGGTGGTTTCATCTGGCGTGCGCGGTTCCCATGGAGATGCATTGCATTTG ATGCTTGAAGAGCTTCAAGTCCTTTCTCCATTAGTACAGACGCGTGAGTTCAGTGTGCTAAGATATTGTCAGCAAATCGAAAATGGAACTTGGGCAATTGTGAATATCTCATATGAGCTTCCTCAGTTTATATCTCACCCTGGGTCATATAAACTTCCTTCTGGTTGCTTGATTCAAGACTTGTCCAATGGCTATTCCAAG GTTACTTGGGTTGAACATGTTGAAGTCGAGGAGGAAGAACCGATTCATGAGATGTTTAAAGACAATATCCGTGAAGGGATAGCTTTTGGAGCTGAACGTTGGATCGCTACTCTTCAAAGAATGTGTGAGAGATTCAAGGCTCTGCTTGAACCCGCAACATCATCACGTGATCTCAAAGGAG TGATTCCAACGCCGGAAGGGAAGCAAAGTATAATGAGACTTTCTCAAAGAATGGTAAGCAACTTTTGCTTGAGCGTTGGCACATCTAACAACACTCGGACACCCGTTGTTTCGGGATTGGATGCATTTGGAATCCGTGTGACTTCGTATAAGAGTCAGCACGAACCAAATGGAATGGTTCTTTGTGCAGCCACCAGTTTCTGGCTCCCAGTTTCTCCACAAAACGTCTTTAATTTCCTCAAAGATGAAAGAACTCGTCCTCAG TGGGACGTTCTTTTGAATGGAAGTGCGGTTCAAGAAGTTGCTCATATCGCAAACGGATCACACCCTGGAAACTGCATTTCGGTTTTGCGT GGCTTCAATGCATCATCATCACAAAACAACATGCTGATTTTACAAGAAAGCTGCGTAGACTCATCGGGGTCCCTTGTGGTCTACACTCCACTGGATCTCTCAGCACTGAACATGGCAATGACTGGTCAAGACACGTCTTATATTCCTATTTTACCCTCGGGTTTCGCTGTTTTACCAGAGGGAGGCAGGAATAATCAAACCGCAGAGATTAAAGCTGAAGGGGGAGGTTCATTGATAACAGTTGGGTTTCAGATAATGGTGAGTAGTTTGCAGTCAGGGAAATTGAATATGGAGTCAATGGAAACAGTTAATAACCTCATCAGTACTACTGTCCACCAAATTAAAACCACCTTGAATTCTCCTTCAACTGCTTAA